One window of the Chryseobacterium camelliae genome contains the following:
- a CDS encoding helix-turn-helix domain-containing protein translates to MNFYIVSLLDALAEQNLSVFCKLNFVKSAVLFSDLHVISKHFKVVTDFYFSFLKNLEFIPENAFTKDHFGYYSFAEDNGYDRSIKEVVSNLNQTRPAFNDVFPVQVRYTDKSNMHLVVGLCQAESVKRGFLHIVDLNLPKEEIKNTPQNVIYVKEIVKSYNPNNSQTLKEFIENQGYNYNHFQRDCKICFGDSFYSFWLKGKMLDAVGDIIFTPMSLKEVAFKNRFLDYQNMYKAFTRHGVGLTTIPRLANL, encoded by the coding sequence ATGAATTTCTACATCGTCTCACTATTGGATGCTTTAGCTGAGCAAAATCTATCTGTTTTTTGTAAACTAAATTTTGTGAAGTCCGCAGTCCTTTTTTCTGATCTGCATGTAATATCTAAGCATTTTAAAGTCGTTACTGATTTTTATTTTTCTTTTTTAAAAAACCTTGAATTCATACCAGAAAATGCGTTTACTAAAGATCATTTCGGTTATTATAGCTTTGCGGAAGATAATGGTTATGATCGGTCGATTAAAGAGGTGGTAAGTAATCTTAACCAGACTAGGCCTGCATTTAATGATGTATTTCCGGTTCAAGTGCGTTATACGGATAAAAGTAATATGCATTTGGTAGTAGGTTTATGCCAGGCAGAGAGTGTAAAGAGGGGCTTTTTGCATATAGTTGATCTCAATTTGCCTAAAGAAGAAATTAAAAACACCCCTCAAAATGTTATTTATGTTAAGGAGATAGTGAAATCCTATAATCCCAATAATAGCCAAACTTTAAAGGAATTTATTGAAAACCAAGGTTATAATTATAATCATTTTCAACGTGACTGTAAAATTTGCTTTGGTGATTCTTTCTACAGTTTTTGGTTAAAGGGAAAGATGCTGGACGCTGTAGGCGATATAATATTTACGCCCATGAGCTTAAAGGAAGTAGCATTTAAAAACAGATTTTTAGATTATCAGAATATGTATAAAGCTTTTACGCGTCATGGTGTCGGTCTGACAACAATTCCTCGATTAGCTAATTTATAA
- a CDS encoding DUF3872 domain-containing protein yields MKYIFNTMKMSIGSAFLGFIAILGITLLSGCEKEVLDVQEVFPFEVKVMPVPKEIGIGESVEIRFSIISSGNYTGNTYRLRYFQNDGQGSLNYAGYKPYLPNDLYPLAEKEFRLYYTSESLVSQQFDVWIVDSFGNEKQISFQFNNKKLGPIIIGPVR; encoded by the coding sequence ATGAAATATATATTTAATACGATGAAAATGTCGATAGGTTCGGCTTTTCTAGGCTTTATTGCCATTCTTGGTATTACATTACTTTCCGGTTGTGAGAAAGAGGTTTTGGATGTGCAGGAGGTCTTTCCTTTTGAGGTGAAAGTCATGCCTGTTCCAAAGGAGATCGGGATTGGTGAAAGTGTGGAAATACGCTTTTCCATAATTTCCTCTGGAAACTATACTGGTAATACGTATAGGCTAAGATATTTTCAAAATGATGGGCAAGGTAGTTTAAATTATGCAGGATATAAACCTTACTTGCCAAACGATTTGTATCCATTGGCGGAAAAAGAATTTCGCCTGTATTATACATCAGAATCTTTAGTTTCACAACAATTTGACGTGTGGATAGTTGATAGTTTTGGTAATGAAAAGCAAATTTCTTTTCAATTCAATAACAAAAAGCTAGGTCCGATCATTATTGGGCCAGTTAGATAA
- a CDS encoding conjugal transfer protein TraO produces the protein MKKYIIFLVLAILSIKLHAQRMVYKQKSLEINTGFVNTERIGKNFYLNLTLNSFAKHGNYWIWGLEYQRKTIDYKYWEIPLEDFLGEIGYSKKLLSDARKVITLNGGVTAVAGYESVNRGDSVLFDGGLLKNNNGFVFGTGGRLSLETYLSDRIVFMLQGRIRVLWGTDLERFRPSTGIGLRFNF, from the coding sequence ATGAAAAAATATATCATCTTTTTGGTACTGGCCATTTTGAGCATCAAATTACATGCTCAGAGAATGGTGTATAAACAGAAATCTTTGGAAATTAATACGGGATTTGTAAATACAGAAAGGATAGGCAAAAATTTCTATTTAAATCTGACACTCAACAGTTTTGCAAAACATGGCAACTACTGGATCTGGGGACTGGAATATCAACGAAAGACCATAGATTACAAATATTGGGAAATTCCTTTGGAGGACTTTCTGGGAGAGATAGGGTATAGTAAGAAGCTTCTATCGGATGCAAGGAAAGTTATTACGCTAAACGGAGGTGTAACAGCAGTTGCAGGCTATGAATCTGTCAATAGGGGCGACAGCGTCCTTTTTGATGGCGGCCTTCTAAAAAACAATAATGGATTTGTTTTTGGGACGGGCGGCCGATTGTCGCTCGAGACGTATCTTTCAGACCGAATCGTATTTATGCTGCAAGGTCGTATAAGGGTTTTATGGGGAACCGATCTTGAGCGGTTTAGACCATCGACAGGTATAGGCTTACGTTTTAACTTTTAA
- the traN gene encoding conjugative transposon protein TraN, with product MMTIKNILMILLFVGLFIKTFGQQSLEAGRVEPYRLEVTYNKTCHLIFPVAIRYTDLGSNYLIAEKAEDAQNVLRIKAAVKDFAEETNFSVITEDGQFYSFNVIYNADPYTLSYDLKKMKTDVEREEGRNVQFEELGFNPPSLTEVVLKTIYQQNKRYVRHIAARSYGIQSILKGIYVHNGKFYFHFEMKNRSNVPFVVDFCTYKIVDKQIAKRTVSQEKQLVPLRQYPGLDVISDNSIAGNVILLDQFTITDEQVLRIEIFERNGARNQVLEIENSDLVAAKPVSEMKIKVNQ from the coding sequence ATGATGACAATTAAAAATATACTTATGATCCTGCTTTTTGTGGGGCTGTTCATCAAGACTTTTGGACAGCAGTCACTTGAAGCGGGAAGGGTCGAACCTTATAGGCTCGAAGTTACCTATAATAAAACCTGCCACCTAATTTTTCCGGTAGCGATCAGGTACACAGACCTGGGATCGAATTATCTGATTGCGGAGAAAGCTGAGGATGCGCAGAATGTCCTACGTATAAAGGCCGCGGTTAAGGACTTTGCTGAGGAAACCAATTTTAGCGTCATCACAGAGGATGGGCAATTTTATAGCTTTAATGTTATTTATAATGCTGATCCTTATACGTTGAGTTATGATCTAAAGAAAATGAAAACTGATGTTGAGCGTGAGGAAGGAAGAAACGTTCAGTTTGAAGAGCTCGGCTTTAATCCACCATCTTTAACAGAAGTTGTACTGAAAACCATCTATCAGCAAAATAAAAGATATGTACGGCATATCGCTGCTAGATCTTACGGGATTCAGTCAATTCTTAAGGGAATCTATGTCCACAATGGAAAGTTTTATTTTCATTTTGAAATGAAGAACAGATCAAATGTTCCGTTTGTCGTTGATTTCTGCACCTACAAAATAGTGGATAAGCAGATTGCAAAAAGAACGGTTTCTCAGGAAAAACAATTAGTCCCTTTAAGGCAATATCCCGGTCTTGATGTAATCTCAGATAATTCGATCGCTGGAAACGTCATACTTCTGGATCAGTTCACAATCACCGATGAACAGGTCCTCCGGATTGAAATTTTTGAAAGGAACGGAGCAAGGAACCAGGTTCTGGAAATTGAAAATTCAGATCTGGTTGCCGCTAAGCCCGTATCTGAAATGAAAATTAAGGTCAATCAATAA
- the traM gene encoding conjugative transposon protein TraM, protein MEEKENKRISLIVDEDSTENSESISLEKSDKLKKPIIFGLMAIVFIACLYLIFKPKNSGGENKDKGLKNAVPEATDKGLQADKQKAYEKEMVEEREAAKRNSLMSLSDYWSVADTSVNTEAPVSKIIAGSSGEYGIAGAQNSSLSSYQNAQQTLGSFYRDDDREKLALRKQVDELKDRLSEKDVPQAPTYKDQLALMEKSYEMASRYLPSANTDPVSPTVNVGQNMDSTAVKTTALTGKKGKTESLKAVKKSVVSALYREEDASEILNGTSERNMAFITPGQVTQSDIVGNSIHAMVMETKTISGDGSLKLRLSENATIGGHHVPKGTELVADTKFQGNRLQLKISAVEVSGNIIPVEILVYGTDGQLGLLVPRTDEINAAGEIAANMSQSSGMNISMSRSAGQQVASDLSRGLIQGVSGFFSKKLRAVKVTVRSGHQVLLVTKK, encoded by the coding sequence ATGGAAGAGAAAGAGAATAAGAGGATCAGTTTAATTGTGGATGAAGATTCCACAGAAAATTCGGAAAGCATTTCCCTAGAAAAAAGTGACAAGCTTAAAAAGCCCATCATCTTTGGCCTGATGGCCATCGTTTTTATCGCTTGTCTTTACTTAATATTTAAGCCTAAAAATAGTGGTGGGGAAAATAAAGACAAAGGTTTAAAAAATGCCGTTCCTGAGGCAACGGATAAAGGACTGCAGGCCGATAAACAAAAAGCATATGAAAAAGAGATGGTTGAAGAAAGGGAAGCCGCAAAGCGTAATTCCCTGATGTCTTTGTCAGATTATTGGAGTGTTGCAGACACATCGGTTAACACTGAAGCTCCAGTTTCGAAGATTATTGCAGGCAGCTCCGGGGAATATGGGATCGCCGGTGCACAGAATAGTTCGTTGAGCAGTTATCAGAATGCTCAGCAAACTCTGGGCTCTTTTTACAGGGATGATGACCGTGAGAAATTGGCGCTGCGCAAACAGGTAGATGAACTCAAAGATAGGCTTTCAGAAAAAGATGTCCCGCAGGCACCTACCTATAAGGATCAGCTCGCTTTAATGGAAAAATCATACGAAATGGCTTCGCGCTATCTTCCGTCAGCAAATACGGACCCCGTAAGCCCTACGGTCAATGTTGGTCAGAATATGGATTCAACTGCAGTTAAAACAACTGCTTTAACAGGCAAAAAAGGGAAAACCGAAAGTTTGAAGGCGGTCAAAAAGAGTGTGGTTTCAGCCCTCTATCGGGAAGAGGACGCATCGGAGATTTTAAATGGGACCAGTGAGCGTAACATGGCGTTTATAACGCCCGGACAGGTTACCCAAAGCGATATTGTCGGCAACAGTATACATGCAATGGTGATGGAAACAAAAACAATATCAGGCGATGGATCACTAAAGTTGAGGTTATCCGAAAATGCAACCATTGGCGGACATCATGTTCCCAAAGGAACAGAACTCGTTGCCGATACCAAATTTCAGGGAAACAGGTTGCAGCTAAAGATCAGCGCAGTTGAAGTATCCGGAAATATAATTCCGGTTGAAATCCTTGTTTACGGCACGGACGGTCAGCTTGGATTACTTGTCCCACGAACAGATGAGATCAATGCCGCAGGAGAAATAGCGGCTAACATGAGCCAGAGTTCCGGAATGAATATTTCGATGTCGCGTTCGGCGGGACAGCAGGTTGCAAGTGACCTGAGCAGGGGACTGATACAGGGCGTTTCAGGTTTTTTTTCAAAAAAATTAAGAGCTGTCAAGGTAACAGTGCGATCAGGGCATCAAGTACTGCTGGTGACCAAAAAATAA
- a CDS encoding nitrogen regulatory IIA protein: protein MKNIRTTIDHELEKLDLRWRNLPVRKQIRYVLYLFAFYLLMGVGVLVKVFYDLGKGDKIDVSHIEVPAVIHNESSLKDSIRNPKTIDNGRERE from the coding sequence ATGAAAAATATTAGAACAACAATTGATCATGAGCTTGAGAAGCTCGATCTGAGATGGCGGAATTTACCCGTGCGCAAACAGATCAGATATGTACTTTATCTATTCGCATTCTACCTACTTATGGGCGTAGGCGTATTGGTCAAGGTATTTTATGATCTGGGAAAAGGGGATAAAATCGATGTAAGCCATATCGAGGTGCCCGCAGTAATTCATAATGAATCTTCTTTGAAAGATTCTATTAGAAATCCCAAAACTATAGACAATGGAAGAGAAAGAGAATAA
- the traK gene encoding conjugative transposon protein TraK: MEFRTLRNIENSFKQIRLYAIVFAVLCLSITAFVVWKSYSFAALQREKIYVLDNGKSLMLALSQDATINRPVEAREHVRRFHELFFTLAPDKAAIESNMKRAFDLADKSAFDYYRDLSEKGYYNRIISGNVQQRVEVDSVICDFNSYPYSVTTYAKQFIIRSSNLTRRSLVTSCNLLNSVRSDTNPQGFQILKFSVLSNKDEEVIER, encoded by the coding sequence ATGGAATTCAGAACGCTAAGAAACATTGAAAATAGTTTTAAACAGATTAGGCTTTACGCAATTGTCTTTGCTGTATTGTGCCTGAGTATAACAGCATTTGTGGTTTGGAAGTCTTATTCTTTCGCTGCATTGCAACGTGAAAAGATTTACGTATTGGACAATGGAAAGTCACTCATGTTGGCACTTTCTCAGGATGCGACAATAAATCGACCTGTTGAAGCCCGTGAGCACGTCAGAAGATTTCATGAGCTATTCTTTACGCTGGCCCCTGATAAGGCTGCCATTGAAAGTAATATGAAACGAGCTTTTGATCTTGCTGACAAAAGTGCCTTTGATTACTATCGTGATCTGTCCGAAAAAGGTTATTACAATCGGATCATATCAGGAAATGTGCAGCAACGTGTAGAAGTAGACAGTGTGATCTGTGATTTTAATTCGTACCCATATTCTGTAACTACCTATGCTAAACAGTTCATCATACGATCGAGTAATCTTACCCGAAGAAGTCTTGTCACTTCGTGTAATCTGCTTAACAGTGTGCGATCTGATACCAATCCACAGGGCTTCCAGATTTTAAAATTCTCAGTCCTTTCCAATAAAGATGAGGAAGTGATAGAGCGGTAG